A genomic stretch from Pomacea canaliculata isolate SZHN2017 linkage group LG2, ASM307304v1, whole genome shotgun sequence includes:
- the LOC112557615 gene encoding GTPase IMAP family member 4-like isoform X4 — MSSTTTRAEKRSRIRGEVTITVVDTPDIVNLDYSAEERREEIQRWKALTSPGHPTILLAVRCDVRYTAEEYAIYKEFKSLWGDKSSIKRQLVVAFTFGDRQDRDLREELKSVCPELKKVLRDADNRYVLFNKQDPDKEQQVNKLLKIIISRERSPNPNPSLRIRKILSVVCLVIPLLAAVGCIVAGVFDQLEITIGLGVFGLMTAVVLLVCGYEARKHSRGSLMNP; from the exons ATGTCTTCAACAACAACTAGAGCTGAGAAAAGGTCAAGAATCAGAGGTGAAGTAACTATAACG GTTGTGGATACTCCGGACATCGTTAACCTGGACTACAGTGCTGAGGAAAGGAGGGAGGAGATCCAGAGGTGGAAGGCGCTGACGTCACCCGGCCACCCGACCATTCTACTAGCCGTGCGCTGTGACGTGCGCTACACGGCCGAGGAGTACGCCATCTACAAGGAGTTCAAGAGTCTGTGGGGAGACAAATCCAGCATCAAGCGCCAACTGGTTGTGGCCTTCACCTTCGGTGACAGGCAGGACAGAGACCTCCGTGAGGAGCTGAAGAGCGTGTGTCCCGAGCTGAAGAAAGTCTTGAGAGACGCTGACAACCGCTACGTGCTCTTCAACAAACag GACCCGGACAAAGAGCAGCAAGTGAACAAACTACTCAAAATCATAATTTCCCGTGAGAGatcccctaaccctaacccttctcTCCGCATCCGCAAGATACTGTCCGTGGTGTGCTTGGTCATCCCCCTTCTTGCTGCAGTCGGCTGTATCGTTGCTGGCGTCTTCGATCAACTGGAAATAACGATCGGCCTCGGGGTGTTCGGTCTCATGACTGCTGTGGTGTTACTAGTGTGTGGGTATGAAGCTCGGAAACATAGCCGAGGTAGTCTCATGAACCCGTAA
- the LOC112557615 gene encoding GTPase IMAP family member 4-like isoform X3, with the protein MQRENSNGKSSLGNCLLGQQDFLTGCSMSSTTTRAEKRSRIRGEVTITVVDTPDIVNLDYSAEERREEIQRWKALTSPGHPTILLAVRCDVRYTAEEYAIYKEFKSLWGDKSSIKRQLVVAFTFGDRQDRDLREELKSVCPELKKVLRDADNRYVLFNKQDPDKEQQVNKLLKIIISRERSPNPNPSLRIRKILSVVCLVIPLLAAVGCIVAGVFDQLEITIGLGVFGLMTAVVLLVCGYEARKHSRGSLMNP; encoded by the exons ATGCAGCGAGAGAATA GCAATGGGAAGAGCAGTCTGGGAAATTGTCTTTTAGGACAACAGGACTTCCTGACTGGTTGTAGCATGTCTTCAACAACAACTAGAGCTGAGAAAAGGTCAAGAATCAGAGGTGAAGTAACTATAACG GTTGTGGATACTCCGGACATCGTTAACCTGGACTACAGTGCTGAGGAAAGGAGGGAGGAGATCCAGAGGTGGAAGGCGCTGACGTCACCCGGCCACCCGACCATTCTACTAGCCGTGCGCTGTGACGTGCGCTACACGGCCGAGGAGTACGCCATCTACAAGGAGTTCAAGAGTCTGTGGGGAGACAAATCCAGCATCAAGCGCCAACTGGTTGTGGCCTTCACCTTCGGTGACAGGCAGGACAGAGACCTCCGTGAGGAGCTGAAGAGCGTGTGTCCCGAGCTGAAGAAAGTCTTGAGAGACGCTGACAACCGCTACGTGCTCTTCAACAAACag GACCCGGACAAAGAGCAGCAAGTGAACAAACTACTCAAAATCATAATTTCCCGTGAGAGatcccctaaccctaacccttctcTCCGCATCCGCAAGATACTGTCCGTGGTGTGCTTGGTCATCCCCCTTCTTGCTGCAGTCGGCTGTATCGTTGCTGGCGTCTTCGATCAACTGGAAATAACGATCGGCCTCGGGGTGTTCGGTCTCATGACTGCTGTGGTGTTACTAGTGTGTGGGTATGAAGCTCGGAAACATAGCCGAGGTAGTCTCATGAACCCGTAA
- the LOC112557615 gene encoding GTPase IMAP family member 4-like isoform X1, protein MQRENNISRRPVTMASSYVFLLVGKTGNGKSSLGNCLLGQQDFLTGCSMSSTTTRAEKRSRIRGEVTITVVDTPDIVNLDYSAEERREEIQRWKALTSPGHPTILLAVRCDVRYTAEEYAIYKEFKSLWGDKSSIKRQLVVAFTFGDRQDRDLREELKSVCPELKKVLRDADNRYVLFNKQDPDKEQQVNKLLKIIISRERSPNPNPSLRIRKILSVVCLVIPLLAAVGCIVAGVFDQLEITIGLGVFGLMTAVVLLVCGYEARKHSRGSLMNP, encoded by the exons ATGCAGCGAGAGAATA ATATTAGCCGGAGACCAGTCACAATGGCCTCAAGTTATGTCTTTCTCCTTGTTGGGAAGACAGGCAATGGGAAGAGCAGTCTGGGAAATTGTCTTTTAGGACAACAGGACTTCCTGACTGGTTGTAGCATGTCTTCAACAACAACTAGAGCTGAGAAAAGGTCAAGAATCAGAGGTGAAGTAACTATAACG GTTGTGGATACTCCGGACATCGTTAACCTGGACTACAGTGCTGAGGAAAGGAGGGAGGAGATCCAGAGGTGGAAGGCGCTGACGTCACCCGGCCACCCGACCATTCTACTAGCCGTGCGCTGTGACGTGCGCTACACGGCCGAGGAGTACGCCATCTACAAGGAGTTCAAGAGTCTGTGGGGAGACAAATCCAGCATCAAGCGCCAACTGGTTGTGGCCTTCACCTTCGGTGACAGGCAGGACAGAGACCTCCGTGAGGAGCTGAAGAGCGTGTGTCCCGAGCTGAAGAAAGTCTTGAGAGACGCTGACAACCGCTACGTGCTCTTCAACAAACag GACCCGGACAAAGAGCAGCAAGTGAACAAACTACTCAAAATCATAATTTCCCGTGAGAGatcccctaaccctaacccttctcTCCGCATCCGCAAGATACTGTCCGTGGTGTGCTTGGTCATCCCCCTTCTTGCTGCAGTCGGCTGTATCGTTGCTGGCGTCTTCGATCAACTGGAAATAACGATCGGCCTCGGGGTGTTCGGTCTCATGACTGCTGTGGTGTTACTAGTGTGTGGGTATGAAGCTCGGAAACATAGCCGAGGTAGTCTCATGAACCCGTAA
- the LOC112557614 gene encoding GTPase IMAP family member 4-like, with amino-acid sequence MSSNQGHSTRILIIGKTGNGKSTVGNIILRQKMFAVGTGMACTTVSTATRSSARNGRIIEVTDTPDLSNQYHTVAEIQAEVKKWKGDPETTPDAVLLAVRCDVRYTAEEFAIYQQVKKIWGHDLCRRLVVAFTFGDRQDRDLGEELGTVCHELKSVLKDASDRYVLFRGPASSENEGAVELLLEKIDKLKRLLKDASGRYSMFPRPVGSQKEAGRKSLKTNDDSRQSTLSVICKGCRDVLLFIWYLILWMLQAVCECFRGLIGGWNRNPPYRPL; translated from the exons ATGAGTTCGAACCAAGGACATTCGACAAGAATTTTGATCATCGGGAAAACCGGAAATGGCAAAAGTACTGTGGGGAACATCATCCTCCGCCAGAAGATGTTTGCTGTTGGGACTGGGATGGCGTGTACTACGGTATCCACGGCAACAAGATCGTCAGCCAGGAATGGCAGGATTATTGAA GTGACCGACACACCTGACCTAAGCAACCAGTACCACACGGTCGCTGAAATTCAAGCGGAAGTGAAGAAGTGGAAGGGTGACCCCGAGACGACCCCAGACGCCGTTCTGCTGGCTGTTCGCTGTGATGTTCGCTACACGGCCGAGGAGTTCGCCATCTATCAGCAAGTGAAGAAGATATGGGGTCACGACCTTTGTCGGCGGCTTGTGGTGGCCTTCACCTTTGGAGACCGGCAAGACCGTGACCTTGGTGAGGAGCTCGGGACTGTTTGTCACGAACTGAAAAGTGTGTTGAAGGACGCCTCGGATAGGTATGTCCTGTTCCGAGGACCAGCGAGCTCTGAAAATGAAGGAGCAGTCGAACTGTTATTGgaaaaaattgataaattaaaaagactGTTGAAGGACGCCTCGGGTAGGTACAGCATGTTCCCCAGACCAGTGGGCTCTCAGAAGGAAGCAGGCAGAAAGTCACTAAAAACAAATGATGACTCACGCCAAAGTACCCTGTCGGTGATTTGTAAAGGATGTAGAGATGTTCTACTTTTCATATGGTATTTGATATTATGGATGCTGCAGGCTGTATGTGAATGTTTTCGGGGCCTCATCGGGGGCTGGAATAGAAATCCTCCCTATAGGCCGTTGTAG
- the LOC112557615 gene encoding GTPase IMAP family member 4-like isoform X2, whose amino-acid sequence MASSYVFLLVGKTGNGKSSLGNCLLGQQDFLTGCSMSSTTTRAEKRSRIRGEVTITVVDTPDIVNLDYSAEERREEIQRWKALTSPGHPTILLAVRCDVRYTAEEYAIYKEFKSLWGDKSSIKRQLVVAFTFGDRQDRDLREELKSVCPELKKVLRDADNRYVLFNKQDPDKEQQVNKLLKIIISRERSPNPNPSLRIRKILSVVCLVIPLLAAVGCIVAGVFDQLEITIGLGVFGLMTAVVLLVCGYEARKHSRGSLMNP is encoded by the exons ATGGCCTCAAGTTATGTCTTTCTCCTTGTTGGGAAGACAGGCAATGGGAAGAGCAGTCTGGGAAATTGTCTTTTAGGACAACAGGACTTCCTGACTGGTTGTAGCATGTCTTCAACAACAACTAGAGCTGAGAAAAGGTCAAGAATCAGAGGTGAAGTAACTATAACG GTTGTGGATACTCCGGACATCGTTAACCTGGACTACAGTGCTGAGGAAAGGAGGGAGGAGATCCAGAGGTGGAAGGCGCTGACGTCACCCGGCCACCCGACCATTCTACTAGCCGTGCGCTGTGACGTGCGCTACACGGCCGAGGAGTACGCCATCTACAAGGAGTTCAAGAGTCTGTGGGGAGACAAATCCAGCATCAAGCGCCAACTGGTTGTGGCCTTCACCTTCGGTGACAGGCAGGACAGAGACCTCCGTGAGGAGCTGAAGAGCGTGTGTCCCGAGCTGAAGAAAGTCTTGAGAGACGCTGACAACCGCTACGTGCTCTTCAACAAACag GACCCGGACAAAGAGCAGCAAGTGAACAAACTACTCAAAATCATAATTTCCCGTGAGAGatcccctaaccctaacccttctcTCCGCATCCGCAAGATACTGTCCGTGGTGTGCTTGGTCATCCCCCTTCTTGCTGCAGTCGGCTGTATCGTTGCTGGCGTCTTCGATCAACTGGAAATAACGATCGGCCTCGGGGTGTTCGGTCTCATGACTGCTGTGGTGTTACTAGTGTGTGGGTATGAAGCTCGGAAACATAGCCGAGGTAGTCTCATGAACCCGTAA